The Nitrospirota bacterium region ATCAGTGGTTTCTTTAGTGTTTTCTTCATAATCTCTAACCTCTCTTTTGTTTGCCTTTCTCAGGCTGATTATTCTAACCGTCTCGCCTCGCATGGTGAATGCTATTACATACAGGCGACCGTCCAGAATACCGGTTGCAACAAATCTCTGTTCTTTGTAAT contains the following coding sequences:
- a CDS encoding BrnT family toxin, giving the protein MIYEWDEGKRQRTISDRGIDFADADRFEWDTANILTDDRGDYKEQRFVATGILDGRLYVIAFTMRGETVRIISLRKANKREVRDYEENTKETTD